A portion of the Trichomycterus rosablanca isolate fTriRos1 chromosome 17, fTriRos1.hap1, whole genome shotgun sequence genome contains these proteins:
- the dhcr7 gene encoding 7-dehydrocholesterol reductase — MGSAEGVRKRHTARPSGTDTGPKAQNGQLGNWGRAWEVDWFSLAGVVLLLCTAPFIVFFFVMACDQYQCSVSLVLLDIYNGNASPLSIWNQAPSLTWTAAKIYASWVTFQVVLYMCIPDITHKFLPGYVGGVQEGARTPAGLINKYEINGLQCWIITHVLWAANAYYFHWFSPTIIFDNWIPLLWCTNILGYSVSTFAFIKAYLFPTNPEDCKFTRNIFYDYMMGIEFNPRIGKWFDFKLFFNGRPGIVAWTLINLSYAAKQQELYGHVTNSMILVNVLQAIYVLDFFWNEAWYLKTIDICHDHFGWYLGWGDCVWLPFLYTLQGLYLVYNPIQLSTPNAWAVLVLGLVGYYIFRSANHQKDLFRRTQGKCTIWGRKPTFIECSYRSADGAVHKSKLLTSGFWGAARHLNYTGDLLGALAYCVACGAGHLLPYFYIVYMTILLLHRCIRDEHRCSNKYGEDWKRYTAAVPYRLLPRIF, encoded by the exons ATGGGCTCAGCAGAGGGAGTCAGAAAGCGCCATACAGCTCGGCCCAGCGGCACCGATACCGGGCCGAAAGCACAGAATGGGCAGCTGGGCAATTGGGGGAGAGCATG GGAGGTGGACTGGTTTTCACTGGCTGGAGTCGTTCTGCTGCTGTGCACAGCCCCGTTCATAGTCTTCTTCTTCGTCATGGCTTGTGATCAGTACCAGTGCTCTGTCAGCTTGGTTCTGCTGGACATCTACAATGGCAATGCCTCCCCACTGAGTATCTGGAACCAAGCTCCTTCACTCACATGGACTGCTGCCAAGATCTATGCCTCTTGGGTTACCTTTCAG GTGGTGCTGTATATGTGCATTCCAGATATTACCCACAAGTTCCTGCCAGGCTACGTCGGAGGGGTTCAAGAGGGAGCACGTACACCAGCAG GACTGATTAATAAGTATGAGATCAATGGGCTGCAGTGCTGGATTATTACTCATGTGTTATGGGCTGCCAATGCTTACTACTTTcactggttttctcccaccatCATCTTTGATAACTGGATCCCTCTGCTATGGTGCACCAACATCCTGGGCTACTCTGTGTCCACATTCGCTTTTATCAAGGCCTACTTGTTCCCAACCAATCCGGAGGACTG CAAATTCACAAGAAACATCTTTTATGACTACATGATGGGCATCGAGTTTAATCCACGCATTGGAAAGTGGTTTGACTTCAAGCTGTTCTTTAACGGCCGGCCTGGGATTGTAGCCTGGACTTTAATTAATCTGTCCTACGCTGCCAAACAACAGGAGCTCTACGGTCATGTGACCAACTCCATGATCCTGGTCAATGTGCTGCAG GCTATCTACGTGTTGGATTTCTTCTGGAACGAAGCCTGGTACTTGAAGACTATTGATATCTGCCATGATCACTTTGGCTGGTACCTGGGCTGGGGCGACTGTGTCTGGCTGCCTTTCCTTTACACActacag GGCCTGTACTTGGTCTACAACCCCATTCAGCTCTCCACCCCGAATGCCTGGGCAGTCCTTGTCCTCGGCCTGGTGGGCTACTACATCTTCCGCTCGGCCAACCATCAAAAAGACCTGTTCCGCCGCACCCAGGGCAAGTGCACCATCTGGGGCCGCAAGCCCACCTTTATCGAGTGCTCGTACCGCTCGGCCGACGGTGCCGTTCACAAGAGCAAGCTGCTCACTTCAGGCTTCTGGGGTGCAGCGCGACATCTTAACTACACGGGTGACCTGCTGGGCGCATTGGCGTACTGTGTAGCATGCGGTGCCGGCCACCTCCTGCCTTACTTCTACATTGTGTACATGACGATACTACTGCTGCACCGCTGCATCCGGGATGAGCACCGATGCAGCAACAAGTATGGCGAGGACTGGAAGCGCTACACCGCTGCTGTGCCCTACCGCCTGCTGCCCAGAATCTTTTAG